The Panicum virgatum strain AP13 chromosome 6K, P.virgatum_v5, whole genome shotgun sequence nucleotide sequence gacatttaaagcacgcatggttgatcacattaaacCTCTATTAAAACCATTCAAACGTCTTCAACTCATTCTCATTTcatcctttactacgatgtgacgaagtgaccaaggttctcttaaccgagagagacggcgaatcgatccgatttaaccttgcaaggtgggcCTAACACAAacgtcacatataggccccgtcggaccctacgtggcaacccttcacatatgcacactgaatagccgaactgccctgcgacccgggactgctagccccaccgataccaacgaagggtcagccatgagtttgtatactagctccactggtgaagacagtatcaagtccgcctaccggtgcacatatggtactgagcttatcggtttcgactacctcctacttccggtatgtggttagtactgttcaaacttggtcagcacggctaacaacggtacggtcctcaatcgacacagacggaggCTCACTTTCCATTCATTCCATGTCCAGAACCAACtttcctccgcccggtctccatttttcctttcttttctcaatgCTTCATTCTCCAGTAACTTTTCCCTAAGTAACAATACCTATATcttgcgagtgacaggaatcactcgacttctaccgggtCCCTAATTAGCAAGCATTTCTAACGgtgcctgtatactagtagagactcataggtacttagggagaaacatgcatactagggtttcattcaactcctagaaaacttaatgcacaatacttaaataataacattgaatactgaaaatacaggttatgctccggggcttgcctgggtttgacacaaagtcagttAGTTAGCTTGTAGTCTTGCACCGGCTTGACATCATCCCAATCCAAGCATGCACTCCAGTCGGTCCTTCCGTCTTCTGGATTGGTCCACCTGTGCACCATCTTCTGGCCCGGCTTCAACATTGCCCTCCGGTTCCACGTGTCacacatctagcgtacctagatgatatgcaacgatgcaaatgcaatgcgattaaaagaaagacatgactgagcaatcatttatcgagcaAGCACCGCATACACACTCAAAAGACAAACTGGGTTGGTGCTACAACACGAGAGTTCATTCAAaaattttagcctgaagtgtttcctactaaAAAGCATTACTAGCTTGCTTAGAAAAGGCTAAGCAAAGATATAAAGCAAGAAAGAACAATTAAGACAATTTATTTAACTAGCAAGGCATAAAAGTAAAATAAATACAAGCAACCATGATCTAGTTCTCACGAGGTTAACATAACTTATAGAGGACTAACTTAAATTGTTGGAATTAACAAGCAACCATGATTTTCCAGCATTTGTTGATATCAAGAGGTAATTAAATTTAACCCCAACATGAACAAGTTAACTTAactcaaatcattgcaagcactcACCAATAAGAATTTGCCAAACATGTCTAGTCAAACAAGAGTTAATATACTTAACCCAGAAATGACATAACTTGATGGATTGAAACATGCAGAAAAGAATGGCTTAGCAATACTTTTGGAAAGTGAAAGATATAGCTAGAAAATAAACAAATGCAAAAACTTAACTTGAGGACATGATCTAGCAACCAAAATATACCAGCATGATGAGCTATTGATAAAGCATGCAACAATATtttgccaacatttattgacaacAGAAATCATTTAATTTAGCCCTAgcaagacaaacagaacaaaaatagatttacaaacatGAACATAGCTTCtggttctaaaatttttacagtgaactaaacataaaaagagtaagctactgcataaatttaataattttttaacatccagaactgcagatattaaatagacaagcgtaaacaagcattaaccatgattaaatcaatacatcatgaaaacattaaacaaacagcaggttaaatattttttctaagCTCTAAACTTCAAAACAAAGCTAACCCAActggttttacatttttactatttttctactatttactatgcattttcaaagcttgcaaccacttaaactaacatttaaactagagcaaaaactatttagaaactgaagatcaacctgtaagggaagttgtagatcttggaacaaggaatccaacaaattttcgtttgcatttttctgatttttctatgatttactatgattttccaAAGTTTCAGACAGTTTTCTGGCGGTGCACTTAGCCCCCTGGATTTGTTTGAATTGTTGCATGGGGTCCCTCACGTGAAGTTGGAACAGAGGGGTGCTCGGGAATTCGATTTTGGCaaggggaggccatggcggctgcaGTGGGGTGGTGGGGAAGCACAAGGGGCTCGCCTAGGGCCGATTTGAAGCAAGAGCCGGGGTCGAAGGTGGTCTGTAGGGGGCCAGCGGCGGAGCAGCAGCTCGAGCTGCGAGGGCGAGGTCATTCCGGTGAGAGGGCATCCGATGTAGGTTGGGGAAGGGGCCAGGGAGGATGAGGGCGTCGAGGGGGAGCTCGCCACAGCCTTGATTCGGGCGGAGGAGAACCGGAGGGAGGGCTCGACGGGCGGCCCGAAGCTTCAGTGGAGCTCCCATGGTGGCCGGCCAGAGTGAGGGCCAATTCGGCCTGGGTAGCCCTCGGCCGAGCTTGGGGATGATGGAAGTGGGTAGGGGGCCAGGCAAGGAGGCCTTGGGCGCGCGTAATCGAAAGGAGCTGCCGCAGGGGAGGTCGGGGCGAGCTCGGACGGTGGCTCAACGTGAGGGCTCGAGCGGCAATCATGCTCGGCTCTGCTCGGTTTGAAGATTGGGGAGAAGATAACAACGGGGGCGCCGGGAGGCTTCTGGAGAGGATAAGGACATGCTCGAGCGGAGGCCGAGGATCGCCGACGCGTGGAGTCGTCGCTGGCATGGGCGTGCAGCATGGGCGCCGGGAGCTGTGAACAGAGGGAGAAAATGGTTCAACGAAACTTAGCTCGATTTTGACCgtccaaaactcaaaatttcatatagaaactcgaaaaattccaagaatggaagttgtttaaaatttgatttcctccaacttttgttttaggcaaaacttcatttgaaaatcaaatcatggtttaaaatttgaaatgttaaaaccaaagcattaatgtcctattcaaagcaaaattaaaagttttcttcaaattttgtgctgaaacaaaaaaaaaccataAACACGAAAGTTTTTCACCACTCCAAACTCTACAAGTTtgtttttaggcaaaagtttatttgagcaagaatttaaaaattatttttaaaacatgtttcattggatttgaaaaatagtcatcatttcatgagttaacaagctagcaaaaatgtaattaaaaatattttatgcatgCACAGTTAGTGTTAATGACGATACCAAACACATGATTAACCTTAActacaggtgattaacacctggggtgttacagttcTATGCCTTAACTAGACAAGGGCATATCTTCATAGGCCTTCTCCCTTCCTTTTGTACAGTTGCACTTTGGAGTTTCATGTTATGATTTGAGGAAGGCTGCTGCCATGAATGGCTACTGCCAAATCAATTGTAGAGGATAGTGAATCTGGTTGTATGCAAAAAACTTCCAACATGTGTTCCACCAAATGAGCTTTCCGTATCTTATTTTCTTCTTAATTCTGCAGATGTTAACACTTAGCACTAGTGATGTTTTTTCTTAGGTGTTGTGTTGTTTCTTCAATTGTAATAATGTAGCTTTGGCAAGAGGGAAGAAGGTGGTGGTGCAAATGGTAGCCATTCCTTGACAACCATCTCGAACAGTAAGGTTCCGTGGTGTCTCCATTCATTTTGATTTGAAATTTCTTCATTTAAACGTTGGGTTTGGGCTGTAGGATGATTCTTTGCTAGTTTGCTGCTTGAATTCATCCAGCATCGTTACAAATTTATTTTCAATTCTGAGAAAGATGGCCAGACTGCACGTTGTCCAGCCAAGCTGCATTTCATTTACCAGTCGCAGGCGTTCATCGATGCCGACATtttggtgtccaaattgtaccACATTGCACTTGCACTGCCACATATCATTGCAGGTGAAAACAGGCTGAAGAAAACAACTGAGTTGCATTTTCTCAAAAAGAGATGTACAATACTCTGCCTGTTACTCCTTGGTCCTTCCAGGCTTACAGCAAgctggaaaacaatctaataaCATGTGATGTTCGATTAACAAACTTTAAGCGCATCAATACTATCTGTAGAGCTTTCATGAAGGGAACTACATAAAATTAGCATTGTAACAAATGCATTTACCAAAATATTTTCAGAACAATCTAGAGCAAATGTGGAAGCTCATCATTGTTCATGACAGCATATGTTCATCGGGGGTAGGTTGCTGACAAAATTATTTCATCTTCCATTGTGTATTGTCTGCTTGCTTCCTTATTAACCTTTTCAATTGACATGCAGTGAACCAGAGTGTTATGCTCATTATATCCCCTTGGTGCCATAATATATGGAATCTGGTTCTTCTTAACTAGTAAGTTTTCAAGTCTCATCTCAGCTTCTCTCATTGTAGGTCGATCTTCTCTCCTCAATTTAGTACACATTGCTGCTAGTATAGCTACTTCGTAGACTTCTCCATCTTCATCCTCGATGATTTGAGGGTCTATGAGATCAACCAGTTTGCCTTCTGTGAGTAGTGAGACAAAATGTGAAACAagaccatccccatcatcgGTCCGATAGACAAATGGTTTCTTTCTTGTGAGTAATTCTACAAGAAGTACACCAAAACTGAAGACATCACTCTTATCTGTTAGTCGGCCAGTATAATAGTATTCTGGATCCAGGTAACCAATTGTTCCTTGAACCGCTGTAGTGATTCCTGTTTTGTCAATCGGGATATATCGTGAAGCTCCAAAGTCAGATACTTTTGCAACTAAACTGTCATCAAGAAGTATGTTGGCGGACTTAATATCTCTATGAAATATGGGCATCGAAGCAGCTGAATGCAGGTAGGATAGAGCTCTAGCCACTTCTAGTGCAATCCTTATTCTGTCAGCCCTTGGTAATGATACTGGTCCTTGAACATGGAGATGTTGGTAAAGGGTTCCATTTGAGATGAACTCATAAACTAAAAGTGGAACTTCTGTCTCGAGGCAACATCCTAATAGTTTCACCACATTTCTATGGTTCACTTGAGAAAGAACAGCAACTTCATTTATGAATTCGTCAATTTCTCTTTGTACTAAAATCCTTGATTTCTTGATTGCCACGACCTTTAGATCTATCATTCCTTTGAACACAACCCCATGACCCCCTCCACCAATCACACGTGCTCTATCAAAATTATTTGTAGCCTTCTCTAGCTCCCTTAATGTAATAATCATCCTTTCTCCAATGTCCGCATTGTGTGATACTAGCTGCTGCAATAATAACCCATGATTTTGATTGAAAAaattctctctcctttttttcgCCCTCTGCAGCTTGATTTTATGTATTAGGAAGGGGGTCCCGAGTGCTAGCAAAAGACTTATTCCACCGCCTACTCCGAGCCCGATGCTTAAACCTGAGAAAAGAAAATTTTTTGGGCTAGATTATTAgagtatatatagacacactcCACATAAATAAATTGTTGGcactccctcacacacacacaacaccctcttacttgcaggtggaggaagaagatgagaggaagaagaaggactcaggaagagcacacgaagtggagctgcttaagactctgagctgcagctgctctcctCTTTATAGACACACCGGTCAAAGTGAGAATTTACAAGGCATGGCTCTACAGTACAATGCAGCCATGACTATTACATGTACAGCCATCTACTGCTACCATGCTGCAACTTGCAGCTGCTACTATGCACAACAGTCCTTTGCCGCCCAAGAGTAAATGGCAGGCTTGACTGAGTACAATCTAgtgctgctgctactactagGCATGGAAAAAGCAAGCATGAGCATGGGTAATTATCTATCAATTTTTCCCTTAATTGCACTGATCTTGCTTGATCTCCTCAACTCCAATCTTGGCCCTCAACTCTGTGAGTCGAATGTGCCCaagtggtttggtgaggatGTCCCCGAGCTGTCGAGCTGTCTCGATATACTCGAGCCTGATCTGTCCACCATCGACGCAATCACGGATGAAGTGATACTTGGTGTCAATGTGCTTGCTCCGGTCGTGGTGGACGGAGTTCTTTGCTAAGGCGATGGCGGACTGGTTGTCCACCATCAGGACGGGTGCCCGAGCTTCTTCTCCAGTGAGCTCTGCCAGCAGCCGCCTCAGCCAAACTCCTTGGCAACATGCCATCGCCGCCGCAATGTACTCTGCCTCGCAAGTGCTCAGCGCAACGACCTTCTGTTTCATCGATTGCCAGGAGATCGGGCAcgctccaaggaagaagagcacaCCAGTCGTGCTCCTTCGTCCATCAACGTCGCCCGCCATGTCGCTGTCGTTGAACCCAATCAGCTCCAgctctcctctgctcctccttgGGTAGACGAGCCCGTAGTCGCGCGTCCCTGCCACATAACGGAGCAGATGCTTGACCGCGGTGAGGTGATCCTCCCGCGGCTCCGCCATGAACCGGCTCACATACCCCACGGCGAACCCAATGTCCGGCCGCATGTGCGTGAGGTAACGCAGTGCGCCGACGATGCTCCGGTAGCTCGTGGCGTCCACCAAGGGGGCAGTGCTGTCCTTTAACAGCTTCACCTTCTCCTCCATGGGCGTCTGGCACGCCCTGCACTCGCCCAATCCGCTCCGCTCCAGCAGCTTCCTCGCGTAGGCGCTCTGGCGGAGCGTGATGGCATTCCCGGTCTGCTCCACCTCAATGCCGAGGTAGTAGGTGAGTAGACCGAGGTCTGACATGCAGAACATCGACTTAATCTTCTCCTTGAATGCGTCGATGTCCCGCTGCTCAGCTCTGGTGATGATGAGGTCGTCGACGTACACGCCGACGATCACCAGGCCTCCCTTCGACCACCGTGTGTAGAGGGCATGCTCGGTGGCACACTTGGTGAAGCTGAGCGACGCGAGGCTGGCGTCGAGCTTGATGTTCCACGCGCGCGGTGCCTGACGCAGCCCATACAGGGCCTTGCGCAGGCAGAGCACCCtgtgctcctcgccggcgatgACAAATCCCGGCGGCTGCTGCACGTACACCTCCTCGGCGAGCTCTCCGTTGAGGAATGCCGATTTCATGTCCAGGTGATGGACCTTCCAGCACCTCACCACCGCCAGCGCCAACAGCAAGCGCACAGATTCCATGCGCACCACCGGTGCAAAGACTTCCTTGAAATTGATGCCCTCACGCTGCACGAATCCCTTGGCGATGAGCCGCGCCTTGTGCCGCACCACCTCGCCGTGCTCGTTCCGCTTcaccttgaacacccacttgagcCCAATTGGCCGGCAACCGGTCGGCGGATCCACTAGCTCCCACGTGCggttctcctccaccgccgccatttCCTCCAGCATCGCCGCCCGCCAGCGTGCCTCCTGTTCTGCAGCGGCGAAGTTTGGTGGCTCCTCTATGCTGCCCAGATGCAGCTCGAGGTCGTCCAGCACATGGGCCGCCTGCCCGGGCGGACTCCCCATGCCAACGATGTCATCCACCAGATTGCCAATTCGCAGAACATGTAACATATTCTTCAGGTCAGAATGAGGATCTATACAGAACAATGATGTGCAGACACCAGGAACCATGGCTTCCATTAGCAATGTATCGACACCCCATGCTCGCTAAATAGTGCAACCTTTCTACTGGTGAATTTATACAGGCAGAAACGATCAAACAAATGCCTGGGAGTGGGAACACTAGGTCATCGGTCTAAGCTTGCCTGAATCAAATGGAGATTGTATAACTTATATCGCCTACTATACAGCCTCATGTGTCTGTTCAGATCAGCAGAGCTGTGAAAACCATCACAAACAGAATACCAGTACTAGCAGTAGCCTTGTGGGTATCAGAAGGAGGCGCACCAGGAGTTTCAGCACCCCTTGGGGAACCACCAGGCTCATTTCTTGGTGCAACAGGAGGAAGCGGTGTCTCCACCACGTCTGAGGCATTCAGTGTCGGCATTGGCGGCATAGATGGCGGCTGGGCTTTAAACTTTTGGAGTAACTGGTCAAGGGCGCCAATTGGAACAGCCTGCATGTAGTTGGGCATGTCATTTCCCAAACCTGTACAAGTGTTTTCTGCCAATACAAGAGTATGCAAGTGTCAGAAACAGGAACATATATACTGCAGTTAGTAAGTAAATACTATCACAATAACCCTACAAAAAAATGCTAATATCCGCCTCCCTAATCTATGGAAAAAGCAGGGCAAATGTGGGATCAGAATTcagaattgaaaattttgatatGGCACTAGGGCAAGGTACTGTGGAGCTGGAAAATGGTTGGAAACTAGCACTACCATTGTGAAGACTCAAAAATTGACCTAAACACCACTAGCCATGTTCACATGCTATTTTTCATTGTACCGTGCTGATGCAAGCGGCAACATGATGACCCACTATATGTAGATGGCAAATGAGACTTACTTTTGTATCTTCTAACCGTCTTCGGGAAATCAGTTATGATGCCTGACAGATTAAATGATTGAAAGTAGTAATTGATCTCCACAGTTTCATCTGAAAAGAAATCTAACGGTTGTGACACAAACTCATTCCGGAACACTTGAGCATACACAGCTAGCCCTGATGACTGTAGATCTTTCATAAGATTGTTCTGTCTGATGATAAAATCAAGACTTGATGTAAAAACAGAATTATCCTTATCAACAACTACAGCATCAGCAAACTTCTTCACAGCTTCTAGTGAGGAGGTAGAAACATCCCCAATGCCTGAGGGGAGAGTGTAAACAAGCTTGCATTTTGTTTTCTGTTGCTTCAATTTGACAAGAACAGCACTATCTTTTGACTGAATCAGGACCCCCTTGGCAGTCTGATTGTCGTATCCAGCAGCATTTAAGGCAGCATTTACAGAATCAACAATGTCAATTCCTAATGACTTTGCCAGAAATGCAGCATTCTGCAGTACAAACATAGAATGATAAATGAATAAAGAACACGATTTATTAAGAAAAGTTTCTAGATATTTGCCATCTGCAAAGATGCATAGAATATGCGGTAAGGCACGAGGGAAAATACAATCTTTAAATTATCTAAGCCCAGACCCAGAGGTCTATACAAGTATAAACTTGGTGTGCCTATACAAGAAACAGAGCCCATCAAGGTGACAACAGTTACACAAATTATAccatttataaatataaaaatttaaaatagatcaTGAGCTCTTCCTTAATATAGATTATGTTGATTATTCTTCAAGATATTGAAAGGTTACTATCTGGTTAACTTTTGCCCGTCACATAGTCATAATAGAGACATAAAACTCAGGTATAAGTTACAAAGTTTTAACTCTGGAATCATATCAGAATAAGTGAAATTTCGAGCAAAAGTATCACCTCAATAATGATCATGACACCGGACAAATCCTTATCCATTCCCATTGCTAGAAAGTCAGATAACTTCAGAAACTTCCCTTGATTTGTGTATCTTGGGTTCCTTACAACATAATACCGACTCAATGGGGAAGATATTTTGGCTGTAGGGAAAAGGACAAGTTAAAAGGCTAATGATGAGTTTGTGCTTTTTCTCAATAATACTAGAAAAGAAACTCACGTTGTATACTACTATTAATGTCATCCCAAGTGAGGTTGAATGTGAAGACTCCTGGTGTAGCCTGAATTTCTGAAACAACAGAAGCACGAGAGCTGAAAGGTGTTCTCTGCACATTTGTGGTATCAAGCAGGTTAACGGAACTCATGCACATAAGAGTTCCATCACTTGTCACTTGAACAGGACAATCAATGACATCTGCGCcatcattaattgcactatgGTAGGCCAGGTCAGTACAGTCCGGATAGTCTCCACTAGCACCATTATGCGAAATAATTAAGGGTTCCCCTGTATAGAAACACTAAATAATTAAAATGAGCTGAAatagaagaaattcaaccatcATGGCACAACAACTACTAAGGTAGGTCTTACACCCTGATGAGACATACCATGATCAGTCTTACTTGAATTCAGATTAGCAAAGCAACCTGCAGTTGAGGAGATTCAAAGGCATTAAAATTTGCAAGTTGCTTATTTCTTCATAGATATCATCATAAGTTTCCATGATGGGCACAACCATATCTTAAATGCAGTAAGGTTATTTTGAATCTACACTTCCAATCTATTTGATCATTGGACACTTTGGACACAAAACTAAATGAGGGTTTAggggacaaaaaaaaatttagttaATATAAGTTCCATAGGAGGATTGTAATGTATGCCTCTTACTCAATAAAAGTGCAAGTCCAAAGTATCATACGTAGAAGAGCAGAGGGAGTAGTTCGCATGCTAATATAATCATAAATGGTTAAAAAAATCAATAACAATATTTTAGTTAATTCTTTGACATGTACTTGGTAGCTTACCAATAGCCCCTGATGCCGTAATAGGGTGTTCTGACAATACACCATCAACAGAGAAGCCCCCATCGCTGATAAAGTTTAGGTATTCTGCCAATGGATCATAACTGTAGTTATAGGGGATAATTCTATCATTTGCAAAATCAGAGGCATATATTTCCAGCCCTGCACTGTGGGCTTCTGCTACAATTGATGTGGGTGCCTGTTGTAGATAGTTATCCTTTGTCACTGGCCAAATGTAGCTCTTAGGGACCATTATGCCAGATGCAATAGACTTAACAAATGTTAGGTTGCTCAAAAGTGAACCATATGTTCGGTGTATAGAATTATCTAAGAGGGCTTTATCAAGAAAGCTAAACACAAGCTTTGTTTTGCGATGAACTCTTCCagatatattttggaggaagcCCAGTTCAGGTGACGAGATATAATGCACAGATACATTCTTTTGGATGGAAAGTATGTAGTTCCTCATGTTCAAACCATGTTCTTTGTA carries:
- the LOC120712742 gene encoding glycerophosphodiester phosphodiesterase GDPDL3-like isoform X1, whose protein sequence is MRRGGGGGGGGVAASLAALLWCGCVVLALAGAAAAQGPRLPSAYKTLSGDAPRIVAKGGFSGVFPDSSSAAYSFALSASAPDTTLWCDVQLTKDGVGVCLRDINMQNCTNVAQAYTARKRTYVIDGVRKTGWFASDFTMAELQSVVLTQAIWSRSTRFDGYPILSVTDLPTILDVKQPSVWLNVQHDIFYKEHGLNMRNYILSIQKNVSVHYISSPELGFLQNISGRVHRKTKLVFSFLDKALLDNSIHRTYGSLLSNLTFVKSIASGIMVPKSYIWPVTKDNYLQQAPTSIVAEAHSAGLEIYASDFANDRIIPYNYSYDPLAEYLNFISDGGFSVDGVLSEHPITASGAIGCFANLNSSKTDHGEPLIISHNGASGDYPDCTDLAYHSAINDGADVIDCPVQVTSDGTLMCMSSVNLLDTTNVQRTPFSSRASVVSEIQATPGVFTFNLTWDDINSSIQPKISSPLSRYYVVRNPRYTNQGKFLKLSDFLAMGMDKDLSGVMIIIENAAFLAKSLGIDIVDSVNAALNAAGYDNQTAKGVLIQSKDSAVLVKLKQQKTKCKLVYTLPSGIGDVSTSSLEAVKKFADAVVVDKDNSVFTSSLDFIIRQNNLMKDLQSSGLAVYAQVFRNEFVSQPLDFFSDETVEINYYFQSFNLSGIITDFPKTVRRYKKNTCTGLGNDMPNYMQAVPIGALDQLLQKFKAQPPSMPPMPTLNASDVVETPLPPVAPRNEPGGSPRGAETPGAPPSDTHKATASTGILFVMVFTALLI
- the LOC120712742 gene encoding glycerophosphodiester phosphodiesterase GDPDL1-like isoform X2, with the protein product MRRGGGGGGGGVAASLAALLWCGCVVLALAGAAAAQGPRLPSAYKTLSGDAPRIVAKGGFSGVFPDSSSAAYSFALSASAPDTTLWCDVQLTKDGVGVCLRDINMQNCTNVAQAYTARKRTYVIDGVRKTGWFASDFTMAELQSVVLTQAIWSRSTRFDGYPILSVTDLPTILDVKQPSVWLNVQHDIFYKEHGLNMRNYILSIQKNVSVHYISSPELGFLQNISGRVHRKTKLVFSFLDKALLDNSIHRTYGSLLSNLTFVKSIASGIMVPKSYIWPVTKDNYLQQAPTSIVAEAHSAGLEIYASDFANDRIIPYNYSYDPLAEYLNFISDGGFSVDGVLSEHPITASGAIGCFANLNSSKTDHGEPLIISHNGASGDYPDCTDLAYHSAINDGADVIDCPVQVTSDGTLMCMSSVNLLDTTNVQRTPFSSRASVVSEIQATPGVFTFNLTWDDINSSIQPKISSPLSRYYVVRNPRYTNQGKFLKLSDFLAMGMDKDLSGVMIIIENAAFLAKSLGIDIVDSVNAALNAAGYDNQTAKGVLIQSKDSAVLVKLKQQKTKCKLVYTLPSGIGDVSTSSLEAVKKFADAVVVDKDNSVFTSSLDFIIRQNNLMKDLQSSGLAVYAQVFRNEFVSQPLDFFSDETVEINYYFQSFNLSGIITDFPKTVRRYKSKKHLYRFGK